From Amphritea atlantica, a single genomic window includes:
- a CDS encoding carboxymuconolactone decarboxylase family protein, with translation MSRIPTPASVMAAPEASRGALEAVNTLLGSVPNLFRIVANSPQTLEGYLGLNGALGNGSLDVRTRERIALAVAEVNGCNYCLAAHQYLGSNLAGLSAAEIEANRRGTSGDEKAAIAVNFAVNIVNNRGKVSDRDFEIVRAAGYSDAEIVEIVGHVALNTLTNYVNEVLGTEIDFPVVDALAA, from the coding sequence ATGTCTCGTATACCTACTCCGGCATCTGTTATGGCTGCACCGGAAGCCTCCAGAGGAGCACTTGAAGCGGTCAATACTCTTCTGGGCAGTGTTCCCAACCTGTTTCGCATTGTTGCCAACAGCCCGCAGACGCTGGAGGGCTACCTCGGTCTGAATGGTGCACTCGGTAACGGTTCACTGGATGTCCGGACCCGTGAGCGTATTGCCCTTGCTGTTGCCGAGGTCAATGGCTGCAACTACTGCCTCGCTGCACATCAGTATCTTGGTTCTAATCTGGCCGGGCTGAGCGCCGCTGAAATTGAAGCTAATCGCCGGGGTACCTCCGGTGACGAAAAAGCCGCAATAGCGGTGAACTTCGCCGTCAACATTGTGAACAACCGCGGCAAGGTATCTGATCGTGACTTCGAGATTGTGCGTGCTGCCGGCTATAGCGACGCAGAGATCGTGGAGATCGTGGGCCATGTTGCACTGAACACCCTGACTAACTACGTTAACGAAGTGCTGGGTACCGAAATCGACTTTCCGGTTGTCGATGCACTGGCGGCTTGA
- a CDS encoding nuclear transport factor 2 family protein, with the protein MSRPPLPPFDEAAAIEKIRLAEDGWNGRDPQKVALAYTENCLWRNRAEFVAGREAIVQLLTRKWSRELDYRLIKELWAYTGNRIAVRFAYEFHDDSGQWFRAYGNENWEFDDNGLMRQRIASINEHTISVEERKFHWPLGRRPDDHPGLSDLGL; encoded by the coding sequence ATGTCCAGACCCCCTCTGCCGCCTTTTGACGAAGCAGCGGCCATCGAAAAAATCCGGCTCGCTGAAGACGGCTGGAACGGCCGCGATCCCCAGAAGGTAGCGCTGGCCTATACCGAGAACTGCCTGTGGCGCAATCGGGCTGAGTTTGTGGCAGGACGCGAAGCCATAGTGCAGCTGCTGACACGCAAGTGGAGCCGTGAGCTTGACTACCGGCTTATCAAAGAACTGTGGGCATACACGGGGAATCGAATTGCCGTTCGTTTTGCCTATGAATTTCATGATGACTCCGGACAGTGGTTTCGTGCCTATGGCAATGAAAACTGGGAGTTCGACGACAACGGCCTGATGAGACAACGGATCGCCAGCATCAATGAGCATACGATCAGTGTTGAGGAACGAAAATTTCACTGGCCGCTTGGGCGTCGCCCTGATGATCATCCCGGCCTGAGCGATCTGGGCCTGTAG
- a CDS encoding pyridoxamine 5'-phosphate oxidase family protein: MTYTSDIAFTESVKAIQSRKGSRDIYARMEENGGWQSEITPELAGFIAAQRSFYLATVNAEGQPYIQHRGGPPGFLKVIDRQTLAFADYQGNKQFITQGNLTDNPRAFIFLMDYANRTRVKIWGSAKVVEDQPALLTELMPSRDLYKARPEQVVIFTIDAWDQNCPQHIPQRIDREDVEELLQQRDQRIAELEEQVRLLKGAADE, from the coding sequence TTGACCTATACAAGCGATATCGCCTTTACCGAGAGTGTAAAGGCAATTCAGTCGAGAAAGGGGTCCAGGGATATTTATGCCCGAATGGAAGAAAACGGCGGGTGGCAAAGTGAAATTACCCCCGAGCTGGCGGGCTTTATCGCTGCACAGAGAAGTTTCTATCTGGCGACCGTTAATGCTGAGGGTCAGCCTTATATCCAGCATCGTGGTGGTCCGCCGGGTTTTCTGAAGGTTATCGACAGGCAAACCCTCGCTTTTGCAGACTATCAGGGAAACAAGCAGTTTATTACTCAGGGAAATTTAACCGATAACCCCAGGGCGTTTATCTTCTTAATGGATTACGCCAACAGGACTCGAGTCAAAATCTGGGGAAGCGCAAAAGTGGTAGAGGATCAGCCAGCGCTTTTGACTGAACTGATGCCCAGCCGGGATCTATACAAGGCACGACCGGAGCAAGTAGTAATTTTTACCATTGATGCCTGGGATCAGAACTGTCCACAACATATTCCGCAACGGATTGATCGGGAGGATGTTGAAGAACTGTTGCAGCAGCGTGATCAGCGGATCGCAGAACTGGAAGAGCAAGTGCGTCTTCTGAAAGGTGCGGCAGATGAGTGA
- a CDS encoding DUF3703 domain-containing protein, with the protein MQNTFSQRVAYYVEAELAEAKRARLVGETQKEFSHLERAHVLGQESTYWHVKVHVLMLVWAMRNRSAREVSGQIFRIFGAASKTVFGLVPQGNTGGSNVSPFKKMPIKPELAILIQKAKSGV; encoded by the coding sequence ATGCAAAATACGTTTTCACAACGAGTGGCTTATTATGTTGAGGCAGAGCTAGCCGAGGCTAAGCGGGCTAGGTTAGTGGGTGAGACACAAAAAGAATTTAGCCATTTGGAACGGGCGCATGTGCTAGGGCAGGAATCAACCTATTGGCACGTTAAAGTTCATGTCTTAATGCTGGTGTGGGCTATGCGTAATCGCTCAGCCCGGGAAGTGTCAGGTCAGATTTTTCGGATTTTTGGTGCTGCGTCTAAAACAGTATTTGGGCTGGTACCACAAGGCAATACGGGTGGTTCCAACGTCAGCCCATTTAAGAAAATGCCAATTAAGCCTGAGTTAGCTATATTGATTCAAAAAGCTAAGTCCGGGGTGTAA
- a CDS encoding SRPBCC domain-containing protein, which produces MIEARTLRTSRDLPYTPQEIYGAFASAELLALWWGPEGFSNSFEIFEFTEGGRWTFIMHGPDGSHYPNESCFEEIVPDSKIVIHHDCPPNFRLTVQLTPVSDGTHLVWEQVFEDAETAQAVKQRVGSANEQNIDRLTQVLSEVSNA; this is translated from the coding sequence ATGATCGAAGCGAGAACACTGCGCACTTCCAGAGATTTGCCATATACACCCCAAGAAATATATGGCGCTTTTGCGTCGGCTGAGCTGTTGGCTTTATGGTGGGGGCCTGAAGGCTTTTCCAACAGCTTCGAAATTTTTGAGTTCACTGAGGGGGGGCGCTGGACGTTCATCATGCACGGCCCTGACGGGAGTCACTATCCCAATGAAAGCTGCTTCGAAGAAATTGTGCCAGATAGCAAAATTGTCATCCATCATGATTGCCCTCCAAACTTCAGGCTTACTGTGCAGCTCACTCCTGTCAGTGACGGTACGCACTTGGTTTGGGAGCAAGTTTTTGAAGATGCCGAAACGGCGCAAGCCGTCAAACAGAGGGTTGGTTCAGCAAACGAACAGAACATTGATCGTCTGACACAAGTGCTCAGTGAAGTTTCCAATGCATAA
- a CDS encoding glutathione S-transferase family protein encodes MKQHSFHLISHALCPYVQRAIITLKEKRIRYTRSDIDLAKKPAWCEQTSPLGKVPILVVDDNRTLFESAVICEYLDEVTSGSLHSTDSFEKAYHRSWIEMSAGILNNIASLYNAKDRTAFQTSHTDIKRKFQLIEKAICGVPFFSGEKFHLIDATYGPVFRYFDVFDSFTDLNTFVDLPKCQIWRNALRQRKSIQQAVSEDYPDLLIQFLIRRNSYISQLIPIEGSQ; translated from the coding sequence ATGAAACAACACAGTTTTCATCTCATTAGCCACGCATTGTGTCCATATGTGCAACGTGCAATTATCACGTTGAAAGAGAAGCGTATCCGCTACACCAGAAGCGATATTGATCTTGCCAAAAAACCGGCGTGGTGTGAGCAAACATCCCCTCTGGGAAAGGTTCCTATTCTAGTAGTTGATGATAACCGCACCCTCTTTGAATCAGCGGTCATTTGCGAGTATCTGGATGAAGTGACATCCGGTTCCCTGCACTCAACGGATAGTTTTGAGAAAGCGTATCATCGATCGTGGATAGAGATGAGCGCTGGAATTCTGAACAACATCGCCAGCCTTTACAACGCAAAAGACAGAACAGCTTTTCAAACAAGCCATACTGACATAAAACGGAAATTTCAACTTATTGAAAAGGCGATCTGCGGTGTTCCATTTTTTTCAGGAGAAAAGTTTCACCTGATAGATGCTACCTATGGGCCAGTTTTTCGATATTTTGACGTGTTCGACAGCTTCACTGATTTGAATACTTTTGTTGATTTACCTAAGTGTCAGATATGGCGTAACGCATTGAGACAACGGAAATCTATTCAGCAGGCTGTTTCAGAAGATTACCCGGACCTTTTGATACAATTTTTAATACGTCGGAATAGCTATATCTCACAGCTTATTCCGATTGAAGGCAGCCAGTAA
- a CDS encoding DoxX family protein: MNLILNPAIGASILRASLGIVLMAHSLYLKMIVYTLAGTAQFFASIGLPEILAYIVFFVEAIAGVALVLGFKTRLFSALVIPILLGATWVHSTNGWLFSNTEGGWEYPLLLTIMAVAQFGVGDGKYSISAYFQSKKSPCNRLEIHS, translated from the coding sequence ATGAACCTCATACTCAATCCCGCTATCGGTGCATCTATCTTAAGAGCTTCGCTTGGTATCGTACTTATGGCACATAGCCTCTATCTAAAAATGATCGTATATACCTTAGCGGGCACCGCACAGTTTTTTGCCTCAATCGGGTTACCGGAGATACTCGCCTATATTGTTTTTTTTGTGGAAGCCATTGCTGGTGTGGCTCTTGTGCTGGGTTTTAAAACAAGGCTTTTCTCTGCGCTCGTAATACCCATTTTACTTGGCGCTACCTGGGTGCACTCAACCAATGGATGGCTTTTCAGTAACACGGAAGGAGGTTGGGAATACCCTCTACTGCTTACCATTATGGCGGTGGCACAATTTGGTGTGGGTGACGGGAAATATTCTATCAGTGCATATTTTCAATCAAAAAAATCACCCTGCAACAGATTGGAAATCCACTCATGA
- a CDS encoding LysR family transcriptional regulator has translation MDWNSLKVFLSIARRGTLSGAANELVVNHSTIFRRLNAFEEEIGGQLFERINNRYELTTLGHELLELAQNIENSFDGISRHIVGKDFQPRGIVKITAPNNIAYRYLPRYISEFNILYPEIHIELLVSNQEFNMSNRQADIAVRATPSPPEHLIGKKVSTLHWSVYGSKRYEDTFGLPRDTSELISHSLIGATGAICRLPAFTWLDKHFAHQIIARCDDLTAMSYFVESGQGLALLPDDQLRPEITRLFGVQENNPSNLWLLTHPDLRNVERIKLVMQYLTKAFSQEWLT, from the coding sequence ATGGATTGGAATTCATTGAAGGTCTTTCTGTCTATCGCCCGTCGGGGAACTTTATCCGGGGCGGCCAATGAACTTGTCGTTAATCACTCAACCATTTTCAGGCGCTTGAATGCCTTTGAGGAAGAAATAGGTGGTCAGCTGTTTGAACGTATAAATAACCGCTACGAATTGACAACATTGGGACATGAGCTGCTGGAGCTTGCACAAAATATTGAAAACTCTTTTGATGGTATCAGCCGTCACATTGTTGGCAAAGATTTTCAGCCCAGGGGGATCGTGAAGATCACCGCACCCAACAACATCGCTTATCGTTATTTGCCTCGTTACATTTCTGAATTTAATATCCTTTATCCTGAGATACATATTGAGTTGTTGGTGAGTAATCAAGAATTCAATATGTCTAACCGTCAAGCTGATATTGCGGTGCGAGCGACACCTTCACCGCCAGAGCATTTGATTGGAAAAAAAGTAAGCACCCTTCATTGGAGTGTCTATGGCAGCAAGCGTTATGAAGATACATTTGGTTTACCCAGAGATACGAGTGAGTTGATAAGTCATTCTTTAATTGGTGCGACAGGAGCCATCTGTCGTCTGCCAGCATTCACCTGGTTAGATAAGCACTTTGCGCATCAAATCATCGCTCGTTGTGATGATTTGACCGCGATGTCCTACTTTGTAGAGTCGGGCCAGGGGTTGGCACTTTTACCTGATGATCAACTCCGTCCAGAGATAACAAGATTGTTTGGTGTTCAGGAGAATAATCCCAGTAACCTATGGTTGTTAACTCACCCGGATCTACGTAATGTTGAAAGAATAAAACTGGTTATGCAGTATTTAACCAAGGCCTTTTCGCAGGAATGGCTTACCTAA
- a CDS encoding metallophosphoesterase, with the protein MHRIRSVFILSILVALWITPITAGARELIANFVYVGCNRVGFGATDAAPSTANVAQLQQTLADIAALPVKPDYFFFVGDMVLGMQADGGKTLSAELDAWKPLVDETRFATSGIELLPIVGNHEADASTQVSDGSYVEYPDAANLSAWVNWLNTHDLAKADNGPSGAAELKSDLLEEDNNQTQTYSFDDLSSGVHYLMLNTDSLSTVPNPSLPGKTVASWVPLHWVEKDFARAEQNPQIKRIVVLAHKPLVLDNPGPHDVVYDTAPYTLGNTLLTLFSNSEKFAGYFAAHAHEWLYTDKLGPKQNVTQVIAGNGGSQLESNWNPAGGAYFGFTRVNIYDDNTVGVVSYTRPAPTPYDATSAQPAAKPLPEIFFSVAGGGD; encoded by the coding sequence ATGCATCGAATCCGTTCGGTTTTTATCCTCTCCATCCTGGTCGCACTGTGGATCACCCCTATAACCGCCGGTGCGCGGGAGTTGATCGCCAATTTCGTTTATGTCGGCTGCAACCGGGTCGGTTTCGGAGCGACCGACGCGGCACCGAGTACGGCCAATGTGGCGCAGTTGCAGCAGACCCTTGCCGATATTGCGGCGCTACCGGTGAAGCCTGATTACTTCTTCTTTGTCGGCGATATGGTGTTGGGAATGCAGGCCGATGGCGGCAAGACTCTGTCAGCTGAGCTGGATGCCTGGAAACCACTTGTGGATGAAACCCGGTTCGCCACGAGCGGTATCGAGCTGCTACCGATTGTGGGTAACCATGAGGCCGATGCGTCAACGCAGGTCAGCGATGGCAGTTACGTGGAATATCCGGACGCGGCCAACCTGTCCGCGTGGGTGAACTGGCTGAATACCCATGATCTTGCCAAGGCGGACAATGGTCCCTCGGGAGCGGCGGAGCTGAAAAGTGACCTGCTGGAAGAAGACAACAACCAGACCCAGACTTACTCCTTCGATGATCTGAGCAGCGGTGTTCACTACCTGATGTTGAATACCGATTCTCTGTCGACCGTTCCCAACCCGAGCCTGCCGGGCAAAACGGTGGCGAGTTGGGTTCCGCTGCACTGGGTGGAGAAGGATTTCGCCAGGGCGGAACAGAATCCACAGATTAAAAGGATCGTGGTGCTGGCCCATAAGCCACTGGTGCTCGATAACCCGGGGCCGCACGATGTGGTATATGACACCGCTCCTTATACGCTGGGCAACACGCTGCTGACGCTGTTCAGCAACTCAGAGAAATTCGCCGGATACTTCGCCGCCCATGCCCATGAATGGCTCTACACTGACAAGCTCGGGCCGAAGCAAAACGTAACTCAGGTGATCGCCGGCAATGGCGGCAGTCAGCTGGAGAGCAACTGGAATCCTGCTGGCGGGGCCTACTTTGGCTTTACCCGGGTGAATATCTACGATGACAACACGGTTGGGGTTGTCTCCTACACCCGACCGGCACCGACACCGTATGACGCCACGAGCGCTCAACCGGCTGCAAAACCTTTGCCGGAAATCTTCTTTTCCGTCGCTGGGGGAGGGGACTAA